A DNA window from Purpureocillium takamizusanense chromosome 9, complete sequence contains the following coding sequences:
- a CDS encoding uncharacterized protein (COG:S~EggNog:ENOG503P0HR), protein MALDDRPSRWDELPDEILLQILNYLEPYHITRLQPVSRKLQKLCLDDELWKKLCFEDSPWYQWLRHRRNLVQAATEANDDVPLSSPDPAGDIRDARRWRKLQDMANWDPAYPGERVSWYDEYIQRNGPACINWLQSPRMRERECEAIVEARGMAIYNPYDGRDGLGTMLAVSPLDDGSVCLWDVKGTTGKQGSIVARSNPDILFFDGPNGQNTRRSKKIDTGVTECVSINNDSHRAFFAVQSHLIEVDLNRLEVVSKDSFEWSITSLSAIQPGVPLTVGTSLGIHLHDFRARVRAPYDVVERVDSQQYAQNDVLRALFDPKPLPPYASLSQPTPVSILHLPRPGGQDLISDDIYVSGRFTNILHYDRRKFPAIVGSIYSGALIKSLTSMPFPYSTVDSEVRRRAEFSPERMAQIKMAGGGQTLVAGGSYKTKGSLEIYGLNSAADSGSHTMVQSSIFKNRQSAASATILSVIEHGTKLVFSDGAGLIKWFERDGSTECRRLKIGHSDADEPASIFASMPASDDLARKILSTRRRDGQDRPNNDNILFWTGEKLGMVSFTTAPLYQAKDFEPQKAEPTADEDVKDQYAGRMRRALERQADEVRYMRNLGMGTGVG, encoded by the exons TGGCTGAGACATCGCCGCAACCTGGTGCAAGCCGCTACCGAGGCCAACGACGATGTGCCCCTGTCATCACCAGACCCCGCCGGCGATATCCGGGATGCGCGCCGATGGAGGAAGCTCCAGGATATGGCCAACTGGGATCCGGCATACCCCGGCGAACGAGTCTCCTGGTACGACGAGTACATCCAGCGCAACGGGCCGGCCTGCATCAATTGGTTGCAGAGCCCTCGCATGCGGGAAAGGGAGtgcgaggccatcgtcgaaGCCCGCGGAATGGCCATTTACAATCCGtacgacggccgcgacgggctcgggACGATGCTTGCTGTATCGCCGCTGGACGATGGCTCTGTGTGCCTCTGGGACGTCAAAGGCACGACTGGCAAGCAGGGCAGCATTGTGGCCAGGAGCAATCCCGATATCCTCTTCTTTGATGGGCCCAACGGCCAAAACACTAGGAGGTCCAAGAAGATCGACACGGGCGTGACCGAGTGCGTCAGCATCAACAACGATAGCCACCGGGCTTTTTTCGCCGTCCAAAGCC ATCTCATCGAGGTGGACCTGAACCGTCTGGAGGTGGTCAGCAAGGACTCCTTTGAGTGGTCCATCACATCGCTGTCTGCCATTCAGCCTGGCGTCCCCCTAACTGTCGGGACATCGCTTGGGATACACCTTCATGACTTCCGAGCTCGCGTCAGGGCGCCGTATGACGTCGTTGAGCGCGTAGATTCCCAGCAATACGCACAAAACGATGTGCTCAGGGCTTTGTTCGATCCtaagccgctgccgccgtacgCCTCGCTCTCTCAACCTACACCAGTCAGCATCCTCCATCTTCCACGGCCGGGGGGGCAAGACCTCATCTCAGACGACATTTACGTGTCTGGACGGTTCACCAACATACTCCACTATGACCGGCGCAAATTTCCGGCCATTGTAGGCTCAATATACTCGGGAGCTCTGATAAAGAGCCTCACATCGATGCCGTTCCCGTACTCCACCGTCGACTCAGAGGTGCGCCGACGTGCCGAGTTCAGCCCAGAGCGTATGGCGCAGATCAAGATGGCTGGAGGTGGGCAGACGCTAGTTGCGGGAGGCTCTTACAAGACGAAGGGCTCTCTGGAGATATACGGCTTGAACTCGGCAGCAGATTCGGGCAGCCACACCATGGTGCAGAGCTCCATCTTTAAGAATAGGCAatcggcagcctcggcaACGATCTTGTCGGTAATCGAGCATGGGACGAAACTTGTCTTCTCCGATGGCGCAGGCCTGATCAAGTGGTTCGAGCGAGACGGCTCAACAGAGTGCCGCCGTCTCAAGATTGGTCATAgcgacgcggacgagccTGCGTCTATTTTcgcctcgatgccggcgtcgGACGATTTGGCCCGCAAGATTttgtcgacgcggcgcagaGACGGCCAGGACCGGCCGAACAACGACAACATCCTCTTCTGGACCGGCGAAAAGCTGGGCATGGTGAGCttcaccacggcgccgctaTACCAGGCCAAGGACTTTGAGCCCCAGAAGGCAGAgcccacggccgacgaggatgtcaAGGACCAATACGCAGGGCGGATGCGCAGGGCGCTCGAGCGacaggccgacgaggtcagGTACATGAGGAATCTGGGAATGGGCACAGGTGTTGGATAA
- a CDS encoding uncharacterized protein (COG:S~EggNog:ENOG503P0HR), protein MANWDPAYPGERVSWYDEYIQRNGPACINWLQSPRMRERECEAIVEARGMAIYNPYDGRDGLGTMLAVSPLDDGSVCLWDVKGTTGKQGSIVARSNPDILFFDGPNGQNTRRSKKIDTGVTECVSINNDSHRAFFAVQSHLIEVDLNRLEVVSKDSFEWSITSLSAIQPGVPLTVGTSLGIHLHDFRARVRAPYDVVERVDSQQYAQNDVLRALFDPKPLPPYASLSQPTPVSILHLPRPGGQDLISDDIYVSGRFTNILHYDRRKFPAIVGSIYSGALIKSLTSMPFPYSTVDSEVRRRAEFSPERMAQIKMAGGGQTLVAGGSYKTKGSLEIYGLNSAADSGSHTMVQSSIFKNRQSAASATILSVIEHGTKLVFSDGAGLIKWFERDGSTECRRLKIGHSDADEPASIFASMPASDDLARKILSTRRRDGQDRPNNDNILFWTGEKLGMVSFTTAPLYQAKDFEPQKAEPTADEDVKDQYAGRMRRALERQADEVRYMRNLGMGTGVG, encoded by the exons ATGGCCAACTGGGATCCGGCATACCCCGGCGAACGAGTCTCCTGGTACGACGAGTACATCCAGCGCAACGGGCCGGCCTGCATCAATTGGTTGCAGAGCCCTCGCATGCGGGAAAGGGAGtgcgaggccatcgtcgaaGCCCGCGGAATGGCCATTTACAATCCGtacgacggccgcgacgggctcgggACGATGCTTGCTGTATCGCCGCTGGACGATGGCTCTGTGTGCCTCTGGGACGTCAAAGGCACGACTGGCAAGCAGGGCAGCATTGTGGCCAGGAGCAATCCCGATATCCTCTTCTTTGATGGGCCCAACGGCCAAAACACTAGGAGGTCCAAGAAGATCGACACGGGCGTGACCGAGTGCGTCAGCATCAACAACGATAGCCACCGGGCTTTTTTCGCCGTCCAAAGCC ATCTCATCGAGGTGGACCTGAACCGTCTGGAGGTGGTCAGCAAGGACTCCTTTGAGTGGTCCATCACATCGCTGTCTGCCATTCAGCCTGGCGTCCCCCTAACTGTCGGGACATCGCTTGGGATACACCTTCATGACTTCCGAGCTCGCGTCAGGGCGCCGTATGACGTCGTTGAGCGCGTAGATTCCCAGCAATACGCACAAAACGATGTGCTCAGGGCTTTGTTCGATCCtaagccgctgccgccgtacgCCTCGCTCTCTCAACCTACACCAGTCAGCATCCTCCATCTTCCACGGCCGGGGGGGCAAGACCTCATCTCAGACGACATTTACGTGTCTGGACGGTTCACCAACATACTCCACTATGACCGGCGCAAATTTCCGGCCATTGTAGGCTCAATATACTCGGGAGCTCTGATAAAGAGCCTCACATCGATGCCGTTCCCGTACTCCACCGTCGACTCAGAGGTGCGCCGACGTGCCGAGTTCAGCCCAGAGCGTATGGCGCAGATCAAGATGGCTGGAGGTGGGCAGACGCTAGTTGCGGGAGGCTCTTACAAGACGAAGGGCTCTCTGGAGATATACGGCTTGAACTCGGCAGCAGATTCGGGCAGCCACACCATGGTGCAGAGCTCCATCTTTAAGAATAGGCAatcggcagcctcggcaACGATCTTGTCGGTAATCGAGCATGGGACGAAACTTGTCTTCTCCGATGGCGCAGGCCTGATCAAGTGGTTCGAGCGAGACGGCTCAACAGAGTGCCGCCGTCTCAAGATTGGTCATAgcgacgcggacgagccTGCGTCTATTTTcgcctcgatgccggcgtcgGACGATTTGGCCCGCAAGATTttgtcgacgcggcgcagaGACGGCCAGGACCGGCCGAACAACGACAACATCCTCTTCTGGACCGGCGAAAAGCTGGGCATGGTGAGCttcaccacggcgccgctaTACCAGGCCAAGGACTTTGAGCCCCAGAAGGCAGAgcccacggccgacgaggatgtcaAGGACCAATACGCAGGGCGGATGCGCAGGGCGCTCGAGCGacaggccgacgaggtcagGTACATGAGGAATCTGGGAATGGGCACAGGTGTTGGATAA